The window GAAAAAATGTTTTATTGGCAACGGTGTTGTAGTGGATCCTTTTGTATTGCTTGATGAGCTTGATTATCTGGCAGGAAATAATATTGATATCTCTCCCAACATGCTGGAAATCAGTAACCGTGCCCATATCATCATGCCCTATCACCAGGAGATCGACAAAGCCCGGGAAATAAAAAAGGGAAAGGATAAAATCGGCACCACAGGCCGGGGAATCGGTCCCTGTTATGAGGATAAGGCCACCCGTGTGGGTATCCGGTTCTGTGATCTTCTTGATTTTGACCTGTTCAAGGAAAAAGTTCTGGTCGTCATGGAAGAAAAAAATTTTTACCTGAAACATTATTTCAAAACAGACCCCATGGATCCGGCGCTTGTCATTGATCGGTTTGAAGCGATCCGGCCCCGGCTTCTCCCGTATATTGCCGATGTCGGTGTCTCCCTTGACCAGGGCATTCGTCAGGGCATGCAGATCCTGTTTGAAGGCGCCCAGGGTACGCACCTTGACATAGAACACGGCACCTATCCCTTTGTCACCTCGTCCACAACGGTTTCAGCCAACGCGGCAAGCGGCAGCGGTGTCGGACCTGGACAGCTCAATGAAATCATCGGCATTGTTAAGGCATATACCACCCGGGTGGGAGCTGGGCCCTTTCCAACGGAGCTGTTTGATGAAATCGGTGATAAGATTCAGAAAACCGGGGCTGAATTCGGCGCCACCACCGGGCGCAAACGGCGCTGTGGATGGTTGGATATGGTTGTATTAAAAAACGCTGCCCGTCTGAACAGCCTGACCGGACTTGCTATAACCAAGCTTGATGTCCTGGATGACCTGGATGAGATTAAAATCTGCACCGGGTATGAATATGCCGGCAATGTTACATCAGATTTCCCGGCACAAATTCATGTCCTGGCACAATGCTCGCCAGTTTATGAAATCCACCCCGGCTGGAAGGAAAAAACATCGGATATTACCAATTTTGATGATCTGCCGGAAAAAGCCAAGGCCTATCTTGCACGGATAGAAGAGTTGTCAGAGGTCAAAATTAAAATTGTATCAGTCGGGCCAGGGCGTGAGGCGACCATTATCAAAGAAAATATTTTCTAAATTGACTTTCACTTTATTCTGGTATATTAAATGACGTCTTATGCGTCGGGATGTGGCTCAGCCTGGTAGAGCACCTCGTTCGGGACGAGGGGGTCGGAGGTTCAAATCCTCTCATCCCGACCAACTAATGACAAGGGTTTCGGAGTTTTCCGAGACCTTTTTTATTTTGTGCTGATGCCCACATTTGTGGGCAAAGAAAAGATTATGCGAAAATACTTTTAATGACTCCTGTGATTGACACCCCATACCTGTCCCACCCTTCACGGATGGCCATGGCCTCAAGCCGGCAGAAATAGCCTATGACCTTACCCTCAAGAGGGCTTAGTAATTGCCAAGTGTTTTCACCTATTTTTTCAACCCTCAGCGGTGTTTTAAATCCCATTTTGCCTCACATACCGATAATAATTTTGCATTGCCTCATCTAATGTGACATCCGGCGGCGGGAAGCAGATGAGGCAAAAAAACTATTCAATAGGATGAGGGGCGTCACATCTTTGGTCATGGCCATACCCAGCATAAAATCCACAAGATCATGTCAGTGATCTGCCTTGATCCCTGTTTCTTCTTCGAATTTTGGAAGTATGTTGTTTGGTATTCGTTTCATGATATCTACTTTCGATATGTTCATCCCATTTTTAATTGGATTGGCCAAGTTTATTTCCAATTTTTTATAGGATTGAGTTATCTTGTCCTATAATTTATAGGATTAAGATATGAAAACAGCTGAATATTTTAGAAAAGCTATTTGGGATTATTTAGAAAATAAAGAAAGAGGCGCTCAAAGTCGTCTTGCTGTAAATTCAGGGGTTGAGATCAAGCACCTGAATGATTTCCTCGCTGGCAGACGCGCAATGAAAGAACTCTTACGTCTCCAAATAACAAACTATTTAGGCGTGGATTACCTCGATTTTCTTCAACACGGTAAAAAAATGTTATGCGGTGAAGATCATGTGGGAAATGGGGAAAACTCCGCAATTATTTCTCTATCCGATAACCATGCGGATATAACAAAAAAATTCCAAAACCAGGATATTGCCATAGAAATTAATACAGACTTGGTGGAAATAGAAAAAATAGACCCATATGAGCTGGAAGAAATACGGGACAACATAAAGTCAAAGTTAAAAAAGTTAGAAAAACGCACCACTATAAAAAAGAGACCCGCAGCAAACGGGGAAGAATAAATGCCGAATCATACCCTTTAACAGATTCAGCATTATAGATATATCAGGGAATTCCTGATTTATTTTCCATTAAAAGTATGTCAGAAATAATTTTGATGAATTCTTCCAGGAGGTCGACGGCTGCCATGTGGTTTTAGATAGCCAAGAAGGATTATGATCTTTATACAATATAAAAACGGCAGGTTATACTCAAATTAATTATTAAGGAGTGTGTCATGAAAAAACTTAGATCAATCTTTGTCTTGCTCAGTTCCTTGTGTTTATTTAGCTGTTCTTCGGCACCTAAGGCTGTAAACCAACCCCTTTCTTTTCAAAAAAAATTAGAAGCCGCCCACCACTGGGAAGTTCTTGCCAAAGATTTTTCAAAACAATTATCCATGTATCTTGCCAAAAATCATTCAAACGCAATTGGGACCGGGTATGTTATCGCAGACGTATCGGTTCCGAAACACCCATATATATACCTTCAAACAAACGATCGATCCGCCTTTGGTAAAGCCTTCAGGCAAAGCCTTGTAAATGAATTGACAAAGCGTGGTTACCCCATCGCTTATAGCCCGGACGAAGCCCTTACTCTGAGGTGGTCCGTACAAAAAATAAGGTATAATGCCAACAGAGAAATGAATATGCTTCCTGGTACATTTACAGCGCTGTCCGCGATTGGCTATGGTGTTTATAAACTTTATGATGAGTCGGCGGTTTTCGGTGCTACGGTCACATCCGGGGTGGTGGCAGACCTGCTGGCCCAATCCAAAGGACTCCTGATAAAAGAACAGGCCCCGAATTCTGAAATAAACCTTGCGGTAACGATATCACAAAACGGTGTTCTGTTGGCCCGCCAGTCAGGAATATATTATGTAAATGCCGAAGACTTAGATCATTATGCGAATATTCCGGATTTTGAGGGACAGAGAGAAACTTTTCTTCCCGCTAAAAATTTTATTGTTGTGAATCAATAAAAAGGAGGTGATACCGTTATGCGTAAACTAAACTCTTTCGTTCTAATCCTTATGCCCATGTTTTTATTTAGTTGTTATGCCGGGCAATATCAGGCGGCTTCTTACGAAAACGGCTGGAACGGAAATGTTGTTACTGCCAGTTATGCAATTGCATCAAAACTTGAAAACAATCTTTTAGCACCTATCCCCCCAGGATGCGCCGATTATTGTGGCCAGCTTTGTTGACGTAAGCGATCTTACCAAATCAAGCCCATTGGGGCGGATCATGTCCGAACAAGTCGGATCCAGACTTGCACAGAAAGGATACCGCGTAATTGAAATGAAGCTGCGCCAGAACTCTATTTTTGTTGATCCTGAAAACAAGGGAGAATTTCTGCTGAGCAGGAACATCAAAGATATCAGCAACCTTCACCAAGCTTCCATTGTTGTTGTAGGCACTTACGCCAAAGGGAATGATACAGTTTATGTATCTGCAAGAATGGTTAATCCCATAGACAGTGTAATAATGTCATCATGCGACTATGAACTTGATTTCCCAAATCACCGTGAATTAATGAGTTTAATGGCGAAATAAAGGGAATAACACTGCCCTTAAATTTTAGGGCAGTGTGAATCATTAAAATGGCAGTAGTGAATTCCGGGGACACATTACCTAAAAGGAAACACCATTGCAGAGGCAATCAAAAACGCGAAGAGCAAATATAACGGCATTTCGGATTATATACAAAAACTGAAGTTTCCTGAATTTTATCAGTCTATCGATTGTTTATAATGTAGGGTTTTAGCAGGGCTGAGTTTAATTTTTATAGGTTTTGCCATGCAAATAGCAAAACCCCATTTTATTCTCCCTGCCCACACAAATCCCTATTACAGACAAAAAACCTATAATTTCAAGACTATACACAAATTAGCTAAAAATAAAAGCAAAATAGAAATCAGGAAACTTTAGTACAAAAATAAATAGACAGAATCCGCCTATCACCATATTGGCCCATTCTGCCTATTTCACTGTTATGTCTCTAAGAAGGATTGGGAGTGAATATTAGAACTATAGGCTTATTGGGGGTCGCGGGAGTCGCTTTCGGTTTAGCGTATATTCTTCCTACTACCGAGATTATGAAAGGAGTTGTAGCTACTCCCGGTATACTCGGATTATTAGGCGTCCTTTACCAACTAATTAGAGATGAAGCTTCATTTGAACGTAGTAAGCTGATTCAAGGTTTACAACACTCTTTCGGGATAGGTGCATCTTCTCACATGGCGAATACAGTGTTTGATAAACATGTTGAGTTTTGTGAGAAATATATTGATGAAGTTCATGTCATTGCAGACAAACTTTTCCGGGAAGGCCCTACGAAAGAATCTGTCTATTTTGGTAACAAGCTCTATGCATTAAAGCTTGAGTATGCATTGTGGTTAACTGATGAAATAAATGATGATTTGTTTGCTTTTGAACAAGGGTTGCGTGGTCTGGGTGCCAGTCAAGGATTTATCGATTCTACAGAAGGCCATGAGCAGTATGCCAAAGAAAGGCAAAAAAGAATGTCACAAGTTCACGAAGATTACATAAAAATATTAAACCTTGATGGCTCGCAAAAACCTGACCCTGATTTTGCAGTGGAATCAGTTGTTAGAAAGGCAAGAGATATCCTATGCCTATGAATTCCGGGGACACATTACCTAAAAGGAAACACCATTGCAGAGGCAATCAAAAACGCGAAGAGCAAATATAACGGCATTTCGGATTATATACAAAAATAAATAGACAGAATCCGCCTATCACCATATTGGCCCATTCTGCCTATTTCACTTATGTGCATTCCATCAGGAGTAAAAATGGCCGTCCACAAGCCGTATCATAGAAATTATAGAGGTTTTGTTGAAGGCCCTAATTCTGGTTATAGTCAGTGGGCATATATTGTAGATCGGGAATACTCTCAATTTCCTGAGCATTATACTAGAGCATTTGGCTTGATTCAGACCGATTTAATTAAGCTCTTCGAATATATTGAACCATCTGATCGCAACTTAGATACTTATTCATACCGAATTCATGAACTTCTTATGCGCACTTGTATTGAGGTTGAGGCAAATTTCAAGGCAATATTAAAGGAAAACATTTTCAATCCTGTAAAACGAAATGGAGATCCAAGGCCAGAAAGTAATTGGAATATCAATGACTACAGAATAGTGAATAAAACTCATCATCTTTCATCTTATAAAATTCATGTGCCGATTTGGGATGGTGAACAATCTATCTATTTATGTATCCGGTTTTGTATGTGGCGAGATTTTCTTCTATGAAAATTTCTAAATAAGTCATTTTCTTTGGATGTAATTCTTTTACTTTTTTTCTTCCTTCATTTTTTTGGCTTTTGAGAAGAAGTGTTCAACAGTTTCCGGATCAAAACCAGGCATTGTCCGAGCAAACTCAGCGGCTTTTTGATAATATTCTCCAGCTTCGTGCCTCTTCCCACGAGCTTCATAGACCTGCCCCAATCTGTGAAACCCGTCAATCTGATCAGGATATTCAAGCAACAATCTCTTTGATACAGCTTCAGCCTCGTCTAATTTGTCTTCATTGATCAGATCCGTTACACTGTTTGAAAGCAGATCCAATTCCGTGTAAACTGGTGTAAATCCGGCAGGATAGGACTTAGGTTGAGCCCCCGCTGACTGCAATAATAGACAACACTTTTTATACTTCTTACCGCTGCCGCAAGGGCATGGTGTATTTCGACCGATTTTTGCCATGGAAAAATGTTTCACATTTTGAATTTTAACGCAAGGTAAAGATCATGCAGCTTCGATTCGCCACCAACATTTCTGTTGAACAATATATTCAGCAGGAAGCATGGCGGGATGCAAAACTGGACCAGTGTCCATTGCACCCGGAAGGTGGCTGCAAAATTGCCAGGCATGGGACCTATCGCAGAAAATCCCCTGACGGCGCAAAGATCGCCCGGTGGTATTGTCCTGAGGGCAGGACCACTTTCGGGATGTTACCGGATTGTCTGTGCTCTCGCCTTCCCGGAACATTGATCGAGGTAGAAACGGTTATCAATCAGATTGAAGCCGCCTCCAGCCAGGAGGCGGCAGCAAATAGCATGCGCCTGGACATCAGCCTGCCTGGTGTTCTGCGATGGATGAGGCGAAGACTATTTCTGATTCGCTTAAGTTTAATTTTATTGATCGAACTTCTCCCATTATTGTCGAATAATGGTCAGGAGACCTTATCATCATTTAGATCCGCACTTGGGGTTGAGTTTGTTTTACCCCATCTCAGGGAACTTGCGGGTCCATATCTGGATATCCTGCCACCGCCGTTGGGGTTTGGCCCCTGGTCTCAAAAAAAATATCGTAGAAAAAATCGTTTTCAACAACAAACGGGGCCTGATCCTCCCTGAAAAACAGGGTAAATTGCCTTAAACGATCATTTCAGGGAGGCAATGCCATGAAGACCGGACAAAATAGAGCAAAAAATTCAAACCCAAGGTCACAACGCCGTTTTCGTGCGTCTATTGCAAAAAATCCCATAGATCCCCACCGCATCAGAAAGATTTCAGGAAGCTTTGCTTTTATCGAGCACCGTTTTCTGCGGGACGGGTTTTGGGCAAGCCTGGATCATCATCAACTCCTGCTGTATCTGTTTTTGATTATCGTGGCTGACCGCCATGGATTATCCTATTACAGCTATGATAAAATCTGCACCCTGCTCAGAATTGATGTTGATGATTACATTCTCGCCAGGAACGCCTTGATTGATAAAAATCTGATCGCATTTGACGGCAGTCTTTTTCAGGTGTTGTCTCTTCCGGAAAAAGCGGCTCTGTACTCACCGGCTCCTCTTAAAGATCAAAAAGATATGGAACTGCATGATCCGGCAACCATCCACAACCTTATCTTGCAATCTTTTGGAGGAGATCATGGCTGAAACTGAAAATAAGCTCACCAAAGCAGTGGAGAAATACCTGGACTATTATCGAGATCAAACTTCCGGGAAGACGATATCCCATGCAAAAAGAGCATTAACCGGTTTTGCGGCCCATCTTCAAACTTCAAATACCCCTTTAGATAACATATCCATTCAACAGGTTGATCACTTTTTAGCCCTGTACAATGCCAATTATTCCACCGGAACAGCCAGAACGAACCGGTCATATCTCCGACAATTTTTGAAGTACCTTTACCGGTACGGACATATTAAAAAAGACCTCTCCCAACTGGTGGTAAGCCCCCCGGAGTTTGCCCGATCAAAACCTCCCAAATTTTTGCGTCCTCATGAAATCCAAAAGCTGTTTAGCAGTCTGGATCTGTCAACAGCAAAAGACCTTCGCACCAATGCCACCCTGCACCTGGCATATTATCTGGGGTTAAGGCCGAAAGAAATCCGTTTATTAACTTTGGATGACATTTCCTTCAGGCAAAAGGAAATTTTCATTCGTTCAAGAAAAAATTGCGACCCGGCCCATCTTCCAGTATCGGACAACGTGATCAAAGCCATCGCCGCTTATATTGTCGGCGCAAGACCTGAAACTCAATCCCGAGTTCTATTTTTACAGTTAATACCACCTTATAAACCGGTCAACAGGTGCGATATCCCCCGATATATAAAAGAATGCATGACGGAAAATAATCTTGAATCGAGCACATACTGGCTGCGGCATTCATATGCCCAAAATTTACTGGAGTCTGGTGCGTCCATTTATGAGATCAAAGAGATGATGGGGCATAAAAACATCGGATCAACGCAAAAGTATCTGAGCGTTCATATCAATCTTATGCGGGAGGTTATCCTGGATGAAACGCTTTAAAAGTTGTCTTGCCGAACATATTGAGAATTTCATCGAATACCGTCTTCAGTTGGGATATTCTGATAAAATGCTGATAGTCAGCCTTGGATTACTGGATCGGTATGTTGCCGAAAAGAAGGTAACCCTGACATCATTTGATCCATTGTTCTTCATCCGGCTCCGTTCAGATCTTAATTGTGAAAACCGTTCCATCAACACGTTTTTTCGTACGTTCAAAATGTTTTTCAATTACCTGATCCGCCAGGATTTGATCCGGGAAAATCCATTGCAGGAGATTGCTGAACTGCCGGAAAATCAAATTATCCCTTTTATTTTTTCACCGGAAGAAACTGAACTTTTGCTGGAGGTTGTCATTAAATTGATGCGAAAGACCGAAAGATATTACCTCGCCGATTTCAGCGGTTACATTTCCTTTTTGCTGATGGCCCGGTGCGGATTAAGGATATCAGAAACCCTCAACTTACTGAAAAACAATTACCGGCCTGAAGAAAGGACAATTTATATTGAAAAGACAAAGTTTAAAAAAGATCGACTGCTTCCGGTACCCAAGGCGATTTCTTGTGCAATAGACAATCTGCTGAAAGTTCGCCAGTGTTTTTTTACCGCAGATAATCATCCTTTATTGCTGATAAAAGAAAATGGAAAAGGGCTATCCCGTTCTTACATGCGTTGGAAATTTAAGAACGCGATTTCAATTCTTAACCTGGAGCAGCCCAGAAGAATCATTGGTGCGACAAACTTCAGCAACCCGACGCGGCACTCCCTTCGTCATTCATTTGCCGTAAATACCCTAAAACGGATTAAACAACAGGGAAAGTCTCCCCAAAATGCCTTACCGGTACTGGCCGCTTACATGGGCCACAGTGAGTATAAATATACAACCAAATATTTGAGGGTGGTGGA is drawn from uncultured Desulfobacter sp. and contains these coding sequences:
- a CDS encoding SEC-C metal-binding domain-containing protein, which codes for MAKIGRNTPCPCGSGKKYKKCCLLLQSAGAQPKSYPAGFTPVYTELDLLSNSVTDLINEDKLDEAEAVSKRLLLEYPDQIDGFHRLGQVYEARGKRHEAGEYYQKAAEFARTMPGFDPETVEHFFSKAKKMKEEKK
- a CDS encoding tyrosine-type recombinase/integrase, which translates into the protein MAETENKLTKAVEKYLDYYRDQTSGKTISHAKRALTGFAAHLQTSNTPLDNISIQQVDHFLALYNANYSTGTARTNRSYLRQFLKYLYRYGHIKKDLSQLVVSPPEFARSKPPKFLRPHEIQKLFSSLDLSTAKDLRTNATLHLAYYLGLRPKEIRLLTLDDISFRQKEIFIRSRKNCDPAHLPVSDNVIKAIAAYIVGARPETQSRVLFLQLIPPYKPVNRCDIPRYIKECMTENNLESSTYWLRHSYAQNLLESGASIYEIKEMMGHKNIGSTQKYLSVHINLMREVILDETL
- a CDS encoding adenylosuccinate synthase, whose protein sequence is MTNTVVVGTQWGDEGKGKIVDLLSEHADYVVRFQGGNNAGHTMVVNGKEIISHLIPSGILQQKKCFIGNGVVVDPFVLLDELDYLAGNNIDISPNMLEISNRAHIIMPYHQEIDKAREIKKGKDKIGTTGRGIGPCYEDKATRVGIRFCDLLDFDLFKEKVLVVMEEKNFYLKHYFKTDPMDPALVIDRFEAIRPRLLPYIADVGVSLDQGIRQGMQILFEGAQGTHLDIEHGTYPFVTSSTTVSANAASGSGVGPGQLNEIIGIVKAYTTRVGAGPFPTELFDEIGDKIQKTGAEFGATTGRKRRCGWLDMVVLKNAARLNSLTGLAITKLDVLDDLDEIKICTGYEYAGNVTSDFPAQIHVLAQCSPVYEIHPGWKEKTSDITNFDDLPEKAKAYLARIEELSEVKIKIVSVGPGREATIIKENIF
- a CDS encoding tyrosine-type recombinase/integrase, whose product is MKRFKSCLAEHIENFIEYRLQLGYSDKMLIVSLGLLDRYVAEKKVTLTSFDPLFFIRLRSDLNCENRSINTFFRTFKMFFNYLIRQDLIRENPLQEIAELPENQIIPFIFSPEETELLLEVVIKLMRKTERYYLADFSGYISFLLMARCGLRISETLNLLKNNYRPEERTIYIEKTKFKKDRLLPVPKAISCAIDNLLKVRQCFFTADNHPLLLIKENGKGLSRSYMRWKFKNAISILNLEQPRRIIGATNFSNPTRHSLRHSFAVNTLKRIKQQGKSPQNALPVLAAYMGHSEYKYTTKYLRVVDAEHRRQMLDFSMLRSEDV
- a CDS encoding FlgO family outer membrane protein, which translates into the protein MASFVDVSDLTKSSPLGRIMSEQVGSRLAQKGYRVIEMKLRQNSIFVDPENKGEFLLSRNIKDISNLHQASIVVVGTYAKGNDTVYVSARMVNPIDSVIMSSCDYELDFPNHRELMSLMAK